In the genome of Arachis hypogaea cultivar Tifrunner chromosome 9, arahy.Tifrunner.gnm2.J5K5, whole genome shotgun sequence, the window ATAATCCAATTGCAAAGGAACCCTTAAAGGTGTGACAGGAATAGGTTGTGAAGGTTCTAACATCTAACCTTACAATTCTCAAGAAATGTTGAAACATCTCAATAATCAAGTTATCACACTCAAGGTCCAGCATGACCAAGCATAGTCTGATCTTTGCGACATTATCGAGTATCGAGAGCACCTTTTCATAATAATGGCCAGATATATCAGATAATTTATCGAAAGCTGCCACCATTAAGTTGAATATTTCCTGCTCACACGAAAAGGAAAGATTTCGTGTGGTTACAAAAAAAGTCTTGATATAGTTTATAGTATTCAGCATGCCTGAGTTGTTTGAATGAAAAATGACAATTgcatcagactaaaatcaatcaGTACCTTCATCTGTTCATCGTCGTAAGGGGTATCCGGGGCTGTAATTCTTGTAATCTCAGCAATGCAAGATGTAACCGAAATCTTAACATCCTCATCTGTGTGCCTTAGAAGTTCATCAGAAATCAATGCTTTCATGGAAGGTACAAGTGCTTCCTGCATTGGCTCACTTGGTAATTGATTGACTGTTGATAGTATCAGGTCCAGATTCTGAATGTTACAAAGCCAAAAACCAATAATGAAATCAGTTTACATGGCAATGGAACACTTTTTGTGATGGTGTTGTCTAAATTTGTTCTGAACTTGGGAAAAAAATCATTGTGATCAATGACTATATTCCGAATTCGCATCATTACTCGAATCCACTTGGTTTTTCCAACAAGCCTAAATTAAACCTTTGCTATTAAGCATCTACATTTCGGTTCATAGTGAGTCATTTGAAATCTCAAAGTTCAAACATTGAACCTCCAAAGGAGTTTTCCAAGATGGAAGTTTCCCTCTATTCATAATGAGATAAAAATGCAAAAAAGAATTTTGGAAGAAGAAAACACCCAGTTTGGGTTAACCCATTACAGATTAACCCCATCAAATCCTAAGGGCAAATGCTAGTTAAATAAAAACCAATCATACTAATTATGATTTTCAATTTCTTCTGTAAACTATCAAGAATTTGCATGTTCTAATCCTTTTGATGTTAGAACtcccaaacacacacacacacacacaaaatgtTCAAATTGTGAGCAAGACAGAGATAATTACAACAAAAACAAGAACTCACACCAGAAACTAAAATTCCAATCAACAAGCAATCATTCAGCTGAACAAGGAATCCATGATcaattaagaaaacaaaataaaactcatGACACAAAAACCAACCAGAAACAGAACCATATATAGATATTTCAGGAAAAGGGAAGAGAAGACATTACATCAAGCAGTTCAAGAAGCTCATCAACAGGAACATTGCATCTGAGAAGCTTCCTCCCAACATGTTTAAGCTTCATCAGAGTATCACTCTCACCCAGATTTTCAGTCTCATTAGTGGATGCCATTCTCTTTGTGATCACAAAACACAAAGTCACTGAAAAACAGTAACTGGGGTGGTCAAAATTTATAGCCCTAAGCTATCAAATCAAATTAACACAGCTCAGGGGTTTGTAGCAAAGTGTTTGACATGCAATcgaaaacaaaaaacacaaacacaaacacgTAAACATAACAAGCAAAAAAGAAACAGTTTTTGATTCCGCCCATGTCTTCATATGTGTTTAGAGTTTCTGGGTTTGAAATCCCATAAACTACAGTTTACaaggatttgaaaaaaaaaaaaaacaaacttttTATTGTGGTTAGTGGttacttcaaaaaaaaatcaataaaagggTCATTTTCTTTTCGTATATAAATCCATAATTGCAACCTTTTAATGCTTTTATTGAATCTCTTTTTGGGGGGTAATTGACTATTGAGGCTAGTGATGACTGGTGAGTTGATGAACCATGAAAGTCTTGAACTTGAACCATGGTTTGGTCATTATCATGGAATTACAACTTTGCCCTTATTGTTAGTTTCAACACCTGTTGAGCATAACAGTTGCTTTTAGTTGATGCAATCTGTTGTGCTGACACAACTACAATTTTGGAACTAATGTGTGCAACATGGATTGGTTTTGTCTTTTGTGCAATGATTCAAACTCAAAATATGAAGAAATTGTTACATTTTAGCTTCAGAAAACACTTCTGAGGATATGATGCAACTATGTATCATTGATAGGCAAATGCAGAAGGGTAAATATGTCAATGAACATAAGCTTTTGCTAGTGAAAAATCACAAGTATTCTTTTATCCAAAGTAATTTTGTTTGAGTTAGATAGGATCAATCGTACTTCAAAGTTCTAGATTCTAATAGGACTTTAACCTGAAACTTTTAGTTAAACTAGGAGTCACAATCGTTGATTAACTGAACTGTGCTTGCAAGTAGGGATGGCAGCGGGGTAGAGTGGGGCGGAGACGGGTATGTCTTTTTGCTCCCTGTTTTTGTCTCtaaatttgtttttcattctcGCTCGATATTCGTCCAAAAAATTAGGGGTGTACGCGATTCGGATCGGGTAtggttaaaaatttgatttgatccgTATAATTTCTATCAGATCGGATTGAATATAATATCCGTATTTTTTACTTTCGGATCGGATATCAAATATATCCGTATAATTAAATcatctctttttaatcatatttttatataaaaaattcaataaaaatatttctttcacatttttaaacttatttattcctaaaatatttttaatcaaatttttttaaataataaaaataaaataatacaatatatgaataataattactaactaaaatatacaaacaagtaaatataataccaaacatatatatatttatttatttttaattattattgtgcggatctgcagatgtagagcagatatccgcgatccgatccgTAAAGGGTGCGGATCGGATGATCCGATCCGATCAATGTGCGGATCAGatcgtatccgcaattttcggatcggatgcaGATATTTATCGCGGATCTGCATATACGATCCGATGTATGAACACCCCTAAAAAAAATGttgtttcctatctttatttTCGTAGGACCCCATTtatttaggaatttcattttctgtctctttatattaataatttatattaaaattctaataaaaaatttaaaaaatcataatattattataacataTAAATAGAGTATTATTCAAGATTAaaggtaaaaaaatataaaataatacattATACTCATGGAGAAAAAAGACTGGAAATATAAGACAGTACAATGTTAGtgttatagaaagaaaaaaagacattttttaaattagcattaggttttttaatatatattatataaaataactaaaaaatctacattaaaaataaattattaaaaatttttaaataaatttaataattcgaTATTAGCAGGGACGGGACGGAAATTCCCGCTTGAATTCCTGCATATGTTTTGGGAGAATTTTATCCATCATCATTCCCGTAAAAAAAATTTTCGTCTTTGTATCTCCATTTGGAATAGCTCTTATAAGGATTCCAAGTTTCAAAAACTTTTGCCATCCCTACTTGCAAGTGTCAATAAACAGGATGATAAAAACTACCAAATTTTCTGAATTAACATTGTGATGAAATAACATTGTACAAatcaaaaagagaaatattttatagaaaagaaaaattacgAGCATTTTATAGACAATATTTAGATTTGATAACAAGAAGTTGTTAGTCAACTTATtagttataataataaataactaataatttgtGTATGAAACTTAATAGTTGTTTCAATTTTTTAAGTTGTAATTCAATTCTTAAGACTtccaatataaattttattttatgttatcagTTAATACTTatattgttattataatttaACACTTTAATAGTTTAATTCTACCAATACAAGTAGTaagtaagaacaacataaaaaacAATTTTAATTGCAATGTCAAGATTAATCTCAGCCTAAATTTTTCttcaccaaaagaaaaataatacaacatatgtTACAATGTTACATTACATTATATGTATTGTTTGGGCTATCGATCGTCTATATAAGCTTTTTTACATtatgtgtatataatattttttgtaaataataattattaatcataAAGGTTAAAACAGATACAACCATAACTTCATATGCATAGATATtttcaattcaaaataaaaatgacCATATGCTTATGAGACCAGGGTTGGAGTGTGAGACCACCCACACGACACCAACTAGATTGGGCGTCCAATTAACACTATCATTCACATACATGAaggggaaaaaaacaaaaagaattaagaacaTCTATATAAAAGAAATTTATCAGGACTAGCAGGTGATTCGGAATTAATAAAGAATTCAATACCGATTTAGTgatttgcttttgtttttgctTTATATACCTTACAATTTGGAAACATTGACAGTTCATTACGTACTTGTTGAGTGACTGAAAATAACTTTAGACTACAAAAATATCGTTCAATCTAAGTGTTAAAAATTAGTCTATCCAAAACTTAGTACCGTAGGCGAAAAAAAAAggacattataaaattatatttttaaaggaTTACCCTCTAATATTAATTTCCCTTGATCGATTCATTAACTGCAAGTGCAAAAGaagtatgtaaataaattaaaagtaaaagcaatgggtaatgcaacatagtCAAACTTAAATAATCAAAACCCCTAAAATAGATACTCCAGCTACATTGCAAAATTCATTATCATGAAACAAGTCCCAAATGAAGCCAAACACAAAACTATGTATCATGTGCAACTCATTGAGCTTTCACATGCTGAAGGACAACGTTATAAGCTTCATGTTCCTCGCCAAAGTCCTGCGGAGATTATAGACAAACAATTATTAAATCAAAGCAAACCCAAACATGATATCAAACATTGAAATTTCTATGATGTTCATACCTTCACAACAACACAAGAGCAGCCAGTCACCTTCCTGGCTTTTCCTTCTGAATCAATCTTGCACAACTGCATGGAGGACCAACAGAATTAATCAAGAGAAGACTTGAAAAGagtgtagaaaaataaaagaactgACAGAATTTAGTGTTGTACAAAATAATGAAAGTAAAACAATTTTGCATCGGTGACACTTACACCAGCCCACTCTCCAAGGGTCTTTGCACTTGGAACTGTCAGCAGGCTAACATTGTGCTCAGCACAAAGGGCCTTGACAAGTTTGACATAGTCAGGTTGGTCGCAGTCCTCTGCGAGAACAACAAGCTGTGCGGTGCGCTTCTCAATAACCTTGGCACCCTCATGAAGGCCACGTGCAAGACCACCATAAGCAAGTGACTTCCTGAGCACAAGCTGTAAGGCAGTCATAATATCCATTGGCTCACCAATGGCGGGAGCCACTGGCTCGGCTGCCACAACTGGGGCTTCCTCACTGcaaataaaaaataccataagAATGGGTATAAGCAGTATAATTACTATGTTGCTCAAGAAATACAAAATCTACAACCTACAACTATCATCAATAAACATCAAACTACATAAGACTAGCATAATAATGTGGGGATTTCAAGACAATTCTCTATAAGGGATCTAGCTAAATTGATAGAACTACAGAATCATGAaacttaatgataaaaaaaacccTTAACTACGTAAATTCTTAATTTGAACCAAATAACTATGCTTCCTTGTTAATGCAATCATTATAATGTAATGCATATAATCGTCAAAATATCCGGAGATCTTTCAAGCCAATTCACTAAGTTGGATTGACAGAAATACAGTGATAATAACATAATGAATACCTAGTTCATCCTATATTCAATATTGACAATGTAATTCGTAAGCGAAACAAAATTATTATAGCTATTTTCCTAAACGAATCTGTAGTCCTATAAAATCATGTCATAACGAATAATcatactttttattttgaaaaattgaaagtAAAAAGTAGAACATACCCTGACATCTTTGATGATAGCTAAAAAGAACAAGCTCTCCTTCACTGCAcagaaggggaaaaaaaaagacaaacacAATATACAGTAAATCAGATCTCGTGCTATGAAGCATCATTCAGAAactcaaaatagaaaataacaaatatattttggTAATTTCGGTATTAACATTGAAACTAGAAGCAAGTGAATCGAACCCTAGCAAAAAGCTCATACCAAAAAAAGAAACTACAGAACAGAATGcgaatgagagagagaaagagagagagagagagggagagagaagaggaatacATATAAGACGATGAAGCCGCCGAAAAGGGTCGCAGAGAGTGTGAGATAACTTAACGAGGCATAGAGCAGAGAGAAGGGTTCTTATATTCCAAAAACCCTAATCACTCActactcttattttatttttaactactGGGCTGTGTTGGGCCTATTATTGGGCTTTTACATTCTACAATTTGGACTTTAATATGCATCGGCCCAACAAAACCTTGTCTCGTGttttttccaaattcattcattaACAAGGCCCAAAAATAAATGTTTGGTGATCTGAACGGTGAGATGTAAAGCCACGAAGGTCCAATACATATATGGACCACTCAAAAATGAATTTTACATGTACTAATTTGGAAAACATAGGTCATGCATAGGATTTGGTAAGTAATTTTCAAATTCGAGCTTGAATAACGAATAATTAAAGACTGTGGTATAAAAATGAAATAGGATATTGTTGTTGTTTGTACTTATGCCTTCAATCGATGAAATTCAACATTTTGTACTAAAAAACAAAGTGACAAAAAACATATAAGTGAAAAATTAATCAATGGATGGTCAATAGTATTCCAATTCTTAAATGGAATATTTGATGTCGTTGTAAGCCTTAGGTCAAACTTTTTCATAATAGGTTATTACTTTATTATTGCAAAGATAAATGCATGAGGTGGATGTTCTAAAATTCCTCTTTGTATGAACTATGAAATGTCGACGTCAATGAGAAAAAGGGGGAGGAGAAGAGATTTGTTATGAAAtgtgaataaaatagtagaatttAATCCTAAGTTTTGTTCACAAGGTCATAAAAGGAACTTTACTATGCAAATATCTTTTCTCCAACTTGCCTGTAACAACCAAAGAACATATaaatatctctattttcttaaaataaaatgcaCAAAACCAATCTTTTTGCACATAAAATAACATTCATAATTGTCAaaactaataaatttattattagttaaaaatatattattaaattattaaactaaaaataattgtcaaaactaataaattttaattactttctaatatttttttatattattttatttgttgtagCTTTCTAGTTTCTAGTGGTAAAGAAGAAACACGAGAAGAGAAGGAGAGCAAAACAGCGTGTTCAACTTGAAAACCTCATACCACAACTAGTGATTACTGAACGAGCAAGGCCCCATTTTCTCTCCtaactttctttttccttctgtCCACATTTTCGTTTTCTCaggaaacaaacaaaacagaTTCTTCCCCCATTATAATACTTCcaccaaaataataaataaaaattaacaaaattaactaaACTACTGAAAAGCCAAaaacaatttttattaaaaaaaaaaaaagcgatcCCACCACTAAAATTGATCAAAGTATCCTTCCCCTACCCTTATCTCTTCTCATAAATTCAAACCTAAGcaatcaaaaatccaaaaaagaaaaaaagaaaccctAGAACGGGGAGAGATTTCACCATCCAACAAATCTCTTCCT includes:
- the LOC112709745 gene encoding small ribosomal subunit protein eS12 — encoded protein: MSGEEAPVVAAEPVAPAIGEPMDIMTALQLVLRKSLAYGGLARGLHEGAKVIEKRTAQLVVLAEDCDQPDYVKLVKALCAEHNVSLLTVPSAKTLGEWAGLCKIDSEGKARKVTGCSCVVVKDFGEEHEAYNVVLQHVKAQ